From one Macaca nemestrina isolate mMacNem1 chromosome 5, mMacNem.hap1, whole genome shotgun sequence genomic stretch:
- the LOC105465607 gene encoding arginase-1: MSAKSRTIGIIGAPFSKGQPRGGVEEGPTVLRKAGLLEKLEEQECDVKDYGDLSFADIPNDSPFQIVKNPRSVGKATEQLAGKVAEVKKNGRISLVLGGDHSLAIGSISGHASVHPDLGVIWVDAHTDINTPLTTTTGNLHGQPVSFLLKELKGKIPDVPGFSWVTPCISAKDIVYIGLRDVDPGEHYILKTLGIKYFSMTEVDRLGIGKVMEETLSYLLGRKKRPIHLSFDVDGLDPSFTPATGTPVVGGLSYREGLYITEEIYKTGLLSGLDIMEVNPSLGKTPEEVTRTVNTAIAIILACFGVAREGNHKPIDYLNPPK, from the exons ATGAGTGCTAAGTCCAGAACCATTGGGATTATTGGAGCTCCTTTCTCAAAGGGACAG CCACGAGGAGGGGTGGAAGAAGGCCCTACAGTATTGAGAAAGGCTGGTCTGCTTGAGAAACTTGAAGaacaag agtGTGATGTGAAGGATTATGGGGACCTGTCCTTTGCTGACATCCCTAATGACAGTCCCTTTCAAATTGTGAAGAATCCAAGGTCTGTGGGAAAAGCGACTGAACAGCTGGCTGGCAAGGTGGCAGAAGTCAAGAAGAATGGAAGAATCAGCCTGGTGCTGGGTGGAGACCACAG TTTGGCAATTGGAAGCATCTCTGGCCATGCCAGCGTCCACCCTGATCTCGGAGTCATCTGGGTGGATGCTCACACTGAtatcaacactccactgacaacCACAACTGGAAACTTGCATGGACAACCTGTATCTTTCCTCCTGAAGGAACTAAAAGGAAAG ATTCCCGATGTGCCAGGATTCTCCTGGGTGACGCCCTGCATATCTGCCAAGGATATTGTGTATATTGGCTTGAGAGACGTGGACCCTGGGGAACA CTACATTTTGAAAACTCTAGGCATTAAATACTTTTCAATGACTGAAGTGGACAGACtgggaattggcaaggtgatggAAGAAACACTCAGCTATCTACTAGGAAG aaagaaaaggccaaTTCATCTGAGTTTTGATGTTGATGGACTGGACCCATCTTTCACACCAGCTACTGGCACACCAGTCGTGGGAGGTCTGTCATACAGAGAAGGTCTCTACATCACGGAAGAAATCTACAAAACAG GGCTACTCTCGGGATTAGATATAATGGAAGTGAACCCATCCCTGGGGAAGACACCAGAAGAAGTAACTCGAACAGTGAACACAGCAATAGCAATAATCTTGGCTTGCTTTGGAGTTGCTCGGGAGGGTAATCACAAGCCTATTGACTACCTTAACCCACCTAAGTAA